AGAAATACAAAATAGAAAGACATTTCAGTTATTTTAATAAGTGCTTATCTGAATTAAACATTTTGTTATCTGAATAATAAACATTCTGTTATATGAATAATAAACATTATGTTATCTGAATAATAAACATTTTGTTATCTCAATAACTACCAATTTTGTTATCTCAATAACTACCCATTTTGGTATGTCAGCAACACATATTTAGAAATAACATCTTTTCAACATTACTAAGACAGACAAAAACACTTTGTGCAAAACCTGTACATCAAAACATTACTAAGACAGAGCTACATAAACCATAATATAGAAAATGTGTAGATCTGATAATCCACTAACCTTTTGTGCACAACCTAAGAATCTTCTACCACTATCCACTGACTGAAAGGCAACATATTTTTCACATATGGCTTCATGTTCACATCTAGCACTTAGATCTACAGCTAGACCTCTCCATTCCACGCACAAAATGGTTGGAGGAGCCTAAAAGAataactgatgaggaaatcccaaATGTGCAAACCCTAaatgaaggagaaggaaaagaagaagaagataagctaACCAGGCTGCTGACGTCGCTGtcaaaggaggaggagtaggatccCTCGCTCCAGGACACCATTGCTGCACGCGTCGACCTTGTTGAAGAACAACACACAGAGGTTGGGGAGAAGATAAACAGAGAGGGGCAGGGCGACGGGAGCTGCTGAGCTACTATCTCGAGCTCGGGGGtaagcagagaggaggaggagtaagtAAGCACAGGGTTATTAAATGCAGGTGTTTTCTCAGGTTTTCTGCCGACAACACCGGATTAATAAGTGCTAAACGCAAGGGCCTGGACGCAAAATGACCAAACCTGACCCACCCTGTCCACTTGGCAAGCTGTGAATGACTGTGGACTAAAAATGCACCACACTTGCAAGTTCTAGGACCAAATAGGTACACTTTGCAAGTTCTAGAACCAAACCATcacatgccatgcaagttctacgACTTGGGGGTGCTATTACTAAAAAAAAAAAAGTCACGGTGCATCATTTTGCGAGCTGAGTCCCGATGGAATGCATGGCCGGACACGCAAACGAAACGACTGATGAACGGAGCTGCTGGGCTGGATGTCACCCTGTCGCGCGCTGCGTGCCACCGTTTCCTCTTGTTCCGTGGAGAGCGAGCAAAAACCCGTGGAAGGTCTCGTTGTTTGCGGCAGCGCAGGTGGAGATCTCCGGCATTAAAGTGCGCCACCCGGGGATCCTCCTCGGCCACAaacaaaaccttcctcgtcccccGCGCCTCCCAAATCTTTCCCTTCCACTCCGGGACACCCCCCTCTCGTTTCACATCGCATTCATCGCCCCGTCCGCTCTATCCCCCAGGCCTCGACAGCTCCGTAGGTCTAGCCTCGTGCGCGCGCTGGCGCCTCGATCCTCCAgcaactactacttctactagtaCTACCAGTTGAGCTTTCCTTGTAGTCCTTGTCCTCGGGAGCGCGAAGGAGATCATTACCCATGGGGAGGAGGGCGCCGTGCTGCGACAAGAAGGGTCTCAAGAAGGGGCCGTGGACGCCGGAGGAGGACAAACAACTCGTCGACTTCATCCAGGCCAACGGCCATGGCAGCTGGCGCCTGCTCCCGAAGCTCGCAGGTCTGTCTTCTCTCCCTCAGATCCATCAGTCCAACCATGACTTTTTACCACTCGCTAACTCGGTGGTTCTTCCAAGTTCTACTCTTGTTGCAGTCATGGACTCACCTAGCAATGTTGTATTTTGATTTTGGATTACAGGTTTTGCATGCCGTGCAAATCGCTATTTGCttgtttttcccttttttgtGAAAGAAGGAGACGAGCACTAGTAATTAATTTGATTGAGCAAGCTTTTATGTAGAACACCAAAAAAATTCATTGTTTCCAATTTTCCATGAGAGTGAGTTTTGATGTGTGAACTGCACTGGGCCGCGTTGCCTGCAGGGTTGAACCGGTGCGGCAAGAGTTGCCGGCTACGGTGGACGAATTACCTGCGGCCGGACATCAAGCGCGGGCCCTTCACCGCCGAGGAGCAGAAGTCCATCATCCAGCTCCACGCCATCGTCGGCAACAAGTAAGAGCCCGGACCTTGATTTACCTCTTGGGCTAAGCACATCGCGGCAATAATGCAACCAACTGATCTAACTAACTATAGCTGCCTGTAGCTCGCGCACTATCGCCATGAGCTCGGCGCAGCGTGCCACTGTGTTGTGCCTGAGCACACACACAGTGCTTGCATGGCCCCGTACGCGCGCTCAATGATGCAACTTGACTTGATGTAGCATTTGGTGATGCATAGCTGGTGTAGTCGTAGTAGAACTGTAGAATTCATTCACAACGAAGTACACATGCTACGTAGGGTCGTATACTCGTAGCAGTATGGTCCGGTGATAGTGTGGGTAATGGAGTATCTTGATTGCAAGTGACGGCGGGCCTGTCCTGCTGGTCTCTTTGTTCTGCGCAGGTGGTCCATGATCGCGGCGCAGCTGCCCGGCCGGACGGACAACGAGATCAAGAACTACTGGAACACGCACCTCAAGAAGCAGCTCCGCCGGATGGGCCTCGACGAGCCCCCGCCCGGCCCGACCGCCGCGCGCCACATGGCGCAGTGGGAGACCGCGCGCCTGGAGGCCGAGGCGCGCCTCTCGCTCCTCTCCTCCTCCGGCGCCGCGGCAACGGCCACCACCTCCGGCTCCGCGTCCTCTTCATCGACCGCGGCCGCCGGCGCCCCGATGGCCGAACACGCGAAGCCCGCCGACGTCTTCCTGCGCCTGTGGAACTCGGATATCGGGAGCTCTTTCCGCAAGGCGGCCGCGCCGGTGTCCGTCAAGGAGGAGGAAGCGGTGCTGCCGGGGGCGGGGGACGACTCCTCGGCGGCGTCCAACGAGATGGACGCGGCGGCGGCCGAGTACCAGATGTTCCTCGACTTCGCCGGCGAGGAGCTGGGTCTGTTCCACGGCCGGCACGGCGGCTACTCGCTGTTCCCGCCGCTCGACGTGCTCTCAGAGGCGTCCCTGGACACGGCGTTCTAGCAAGACTGCTGCTAGCGCGGGGGTCACGTACGTACGCCTGTGGGCACGTACGTATGTTGTAGATATGCTTGCCTTTTGTGGCGTCCGATGGGCTTATGGCGCGCGTATGGGAGTAGTTAGTACGTGTGCCAAGCAAAGATGCACGAGAGATTTTTGGTAGGAAGCTAGCTAGGGTTTCAGTTAGTAGGAGGTTTAACTGGGGCTAAGGCTGGACATCATGGTGTATTACGGCTTGTGATTGGATTCTCTCCGGAGACGCTCTAATACATCGTATGATGTTCGATCTTAATTCACCTCGTCTTGGAGCCGTTCTAACCCTCAGGCTTTCTTTTTTGATTAGAAAGGGGTTTTCCCCATGCCCCATTTTATTAGAATGAGGCATACCGCCCAATCTCTGTCACATATAGTTCAACGGATATATCCCACAGGGGAAACTAAAAATGAAAAACTACAAATCCTGAGAGCAGAAGTTCTCTCATCAGCAAACATCACACATTCTACTTAAACTTATTACAGTCCGAAGAGAAGTGGCTTCTTCATTGGGTCCTCCGTATCATCTCCACGCGATCCTCAAGACCTTTTCACGCATTTTGTCCACTAGATGAATGCACCTCATTAGCAAAGTGGCCTGAGAATCGACAGAGAGAACCTTTCATTAATGCAGATGAACACTTAGCTTGACAAGGACGTAATTCATGCTTCTCCACGTGCGTCCCTGAAAGCAGAAATCATTTCTCCATTTCCAAATACTTcttttgttcctaaatataattttttttaaagatttcattgaaaaactacatgctaaacaaaataaatgaatctatactttaaagtatgtctatgtacatccgtatgtactcTCCGATTGAAACCTCGAAAAAGACTTACTTAAAAACAGATGGAGTACTCCACAAGGAGACAGCAATTACCAAATTCAATACCAAGTAGTGCTACTTTTTTGAATGCCAGAAAGCATAGATATTATCAAAACTATCAATAATCTTAGTGCCAAAACATTCGGCAACAAAGGCTTTCTGAGTAAGCCTTGGATGTTTCTGCAGCTACTATCTATCGCACACTATAAATTAGTGACAGGACGCAGAAGTTTGTATACTCTTCAGACGCTGATAAGTCTCAAAGGATTTATCATGGGAAATAAAACGGTTTTGTGGTAATTTATATACGCGAGAGATGGCAAGTTTTGTTGGTAAGCATGCCAATTCCGTCCTCATTTTTTTTGTCAGAAATGGCAAGTTTTGTTGTTAAGCGTGACAATTTTGTCCTTTTTTTGTCAGAAAATTATCGTGTTTGTTAACTAAATTTATCATCCTTGCTTTAACTAAAGTTAACATTAGAAAGCGTTCAGTTTGCCATGGGCAAATCCCGAACGTTCAAGATTTATCATTCTTGTAATCTTTCTATTGAACACGGTAGTGAAAAAGCAAAAATACGAAGGCGGTCCTTTGTCTATGGTCTCGAGATAAGACTTTCACAAGAGCGCGAGTCTAGTTTGATGGCTCTTCTTTAGTTTTTTTTGTCTCGAAACAGGCTTTCGGctcgctttatatataaagcaatagtTCAGTAGCCATACACCACATGTCAACAAATTGATAAAATAAAGGACACGCTGGGGCATCAACACAATCCAGATCAGGACAAGAGAAGAAACAAAAGATGACATCAAAGGGGCAACTAAGCATCAtgagagggagaggagagccgTCGGGCGGTCACCATCAGCGCATCCAGGTAGCGATGAAGCCGGTCGCGGTCTCGGGGCCTAACGAGCGGATGACAGTGCTGCAAGAAGGCAAGGAATTTAAAGAACGAGTCAGATGCACGCCGCTGAAACACCCTCTCGATTACCATTTTGTTGCGAGTAGTCAAAAGAGTCCACATGATAGCTGCGAATACCAGCCAAAACAGTCGGCGTTTACGGCCGACCTGGGTGGCCCGTACCTGCAGAAAATCTGCAAGGTCGTGGGCCTCCCACTCCGGTCCCAGAGCCTCGCGTACAAAGCACCAAAGGGCCTGTGCCGCGACGCAGGAAAACAGAATGTGGGATCGGTCTCCGGGACATGGCACAGGGACAAATGCCGTTACCCGGACCATGACGTTTCAGCACCTCGGTCCCTGATGGGAGGCGATCACGGAGAAGCTGCCAAACAAAAATCGTAATCTTCAGGGGCAGCGGTGCCTTCCAGAGTGGGGATAACCACGGAAGGACCGGCATCCTGCACAACGCCAGATAGGCCGAACTAACGGAGAATTCTCCCGAGGGAGAAAGACTCCAGGAAACACTATCGCTGACCGACGGGTCCGGGAGGGGAACCACTGACTGCAGTAGTTCCCAGTCCTAGAGCTCAGCTGGACCGAGGGTATGGCGGAACGCGACATGCGATCCGTCCTCCAAAGCAGACTCAGAGACAAGGACAGCAGGGTCGACGCAAATAGCAAAGAGCCTTGGGAAACGAAGGCGTAAAGGCTCCCCATCCAACCAGGGATCTAACCAAAACTGGGTCCCAGACCCGTTGCCCACCGAGACCCGCACACCCAACCTAATATCGTTCTTGATGCCCTGAATAGATTTCCAGAACTGCGACCCATTCGCGA
This genomic stretch from Hordeum vulgare subsp. vulgare chromosome 6H, MorexV3_pseudomolecules_assembly, whole genome shotgun sequence harbors:
- the LOC123404033 gene encoding transcription factor MYB17: MGRRAPCCDKKGLKKGPWTPEEDKQLVDFIQANGHGSWRLLPKLAGLNRCGKSCRLRWTNYLRPDIKRGPFTAEEQKSIIQLHAIVGNKWSMIAAQLPGRTDNEIKNYWNTHLKKQLRRMGLDEPPPGPTAARHMAQWETARLEAEARLSLLSSSGAAATATTSGSASSSSTAAAGAPMAEHAKPADVFLRLWNSDIGSSFRKAAAPVSVKEEEAVLPGAGDDSSAASNEMDAAAAEYQMFLDFAGEELGLFHGRHGGYSLFPPLDVLSEASLDTAF